The DNA window TTAAATGCGCAcgaaaataaaacaataatacATGCATCGGTGCCCAACATTTATGATTcagtaaaaggaagaaatataaACATCAGCCAAAACATACCTATGGGATACTTGACTTTCTCACAAAATTATGCAAGTTTTCAAGTAACCCTAAAGGACATGAAAGTTACACTCCAAAGGTTTAACCACATTCATAATTCATTACCACAGACTCGCACAATATTTATCATTAAAATAGCTTGATTGAATTCTCGAGGATCTGATGCCGTTGAACTATCACTCTGTGATGGTGATAGTCTCATGCTCTAATACTAGGAAGACAAGAATCATAACTGATCAACATACACAAAGAGAAGGCGTACAACCAGCCAATATGACAAAAGAAGAGATTCATCATAAATTCCTTTAATAAAGTTACTTTTGCTTTCTGCTGATTGTTAAATTAATCTCAAGTCATAGCTGATCTGCAGCAAGCCACCATGTGATTTTCTTACAAAGTATTATGGCATTAATGCCGCCTATAAATATGGAACTATATTTCTCACATCAACCAAGGGAAATTCTCATGGAACTTTTTCACTTATTCATTTCCGTACTCTGAAGCACTTAAATATTCACCATGTTCTTCAAAGTATTCAATCATCCGCTTCAAAAATTTGTCACTACTTACTGTTTCAGTGTCACAGACGAGACAACATTGTCTCCTTGCCCGTGTCACCGCAACATTCATTCTTCGCCGGTCACTTAGAAATCCCACCTAAAAAAAGTTCTCTACATTATAATCTTTTTGCAAATTGAAATACTGGCCGCTCAAATGGCAAGGGCAAACAAGATGATGAAGATAACAAGACTACCTCTTTCTTTGAGTTTGACCGAACCATTGAAATGATGATGGCTTCTTTTTCTCGACCCTGGAAGCCATCAACAGTAGAGATCTCCATATCTTTTAGTTTGTCGTGATTGCATTTCAACATCTTCAAGAAGACAACCTGTGAAAAGAAGCAAGACCATTAGGACCATATACAATGGAATCATATCAGCCTTAAGTCATCAGGAACTGTATCTTATGGAACATAAGTAATACCTGTGCTGCATAAGGTGTAATAATACCAATATCTGAAGCTTGAACCCCACTCTGAACAAGTCTTCTTGCATGGGCTATGGAAATCTCAGCTTCACCCTCATTTAATGTGCTATCTTCCTCATCCTTCTTTTCTTCCATGTCACAACTGTATCACAGTGCATTAAAATTTCTAAACATTAAAAACCAGCAATATAACTAATTCCAGAGCTATGGAACTGGAAGCGAAAGCTTTGCATGAGAAAAATATTAGCAACTCTGTCAAAACTTCTTAGAACTTGCTTGTCCCTGTATGGTAGTGGAGTGAACTTTGTTGTTCTTCCTTGATCACTTTTCGGAGCCCAACATTAATTTGTATAACacttaaaagtaaataaaactttGTGAAAAGGGTGCACCAGGATGCTTAATCCTTAAGCAGGATACAATTTGGGGCTTTTAGTTATGAAGGGCATTTGTACTGGCTTGTGTACAAAATGTACATTTTTCTTTGGGTAAAATGAAGAGACAAATGATACTCCTACACTTTTCAGCTTCTACATCTATGAAGAAACTAAAACTCAATAAAAGTCGTTTTTGGACCATCTTCTTAGCAATTATTACAAAAATTCCATGAAACATGCAACCTAACAGATAGCACCAATAGCACCATACCCAGCTATGTCTATGATAAGAAGGGTTGACTCGGTTGTAGGTGTCTTATTCACACTATCAAGATCATATAGCATATGTGCAGCAACGCTTGGGTGGGCTTTAATCTGTaataaagaagaaaacaacATCAGCATAATGGATCACTTTTTGTCAACTTTTCCATAAGCAAGCATCGCCTTATAGGAAAACAATTGCATTACTAATGCACCAGATATAATTTCAGCACCTTACTGTCATAAAGCTCTTGAGATGACCAGTTCATAATAAGTTCATGCATGCGGTACTGGACAGTGAGCATGGACATGACTTCATTTCCATATAATCCAGCAAGTCGTTCAAAAAGTGTTCTCCCTAGTCCTTTCTTCTCGGCATCGACACTTTGAATGGTTGGAGGAAGCTGGAGATGATCACCTGCAAGAATACACCTTGACCCCTGCAATATCAAAAATTGTTCTCAGAGCTGCCTGCCACAAGTAGTCCATCATATTGAATCCCTATTTTTTCATGATGTAAAACAATTATTTCATACATAATGTAATATAGAAAAGCAAATTAACCAAAACACACCAACCACCAAAGCCACAATACCcaccaaagaaaaagaaaaagatgggGCAAACAGAGAAGAAAAGCAAAACAGTTGATAGCTGCAACATGTCTCTATAATATATGAAAAAAGCACATCACAAAGAAATATCACCTTTGCATGGCTGGATCTGAGCCAATTGAGCAAAACTTAGTACATCTAAAACCACTGCACTCTAGTCTGTGACCTCAAAAGCCAAAAAAATCATAACATTGATGCAAGCAGGACTACAAAAAGTAAGGCTTTGACAACAGACTCACTTCAACTCAAAGACTTCCTAAAGCTTCTGAGCTGCCTCCATCAAAAGATCCCCCATTGACCCAGTTTCAAGTATGTGAAAAGAACATAGCTGAAATGCACTTCCCACATTCCCTAATTACATTCCCTAATTATAGCTTTAACTACATGCTGGCCTTTGGATCTCTCTTTCCGCATAGTAACATCAGGGACATTTTCTTCCCACATGCAAAGGTTATTCCTTTTAGAAAAACAAAGTCATCACCTACCAGTGCAGCATCTCAGTCCAGCTTATTTTAATTGTCAAAtgtaattattttcttcttgcATCTGACATAAATTGCACATGTTGGTTACTTTCAAGAATAATCAGAATCCCTTCTGAGAACAAGTCAAATCAAGACATCATTATTTCCCTCTAAATCTTCTTGGGTCAATTACAGGCATTCACCACCACTATGATCTGCTTATATTCTAACTTTCTATATCAACCATCCTAAACTCAAGACCTCATGAAGAACTGTAAATAAATCTCCATATACAGATGCAAGGaaatttaggattttttttcatttttcaaaattcataTAACGTATAGCTATACTTGCTTCAGTCTTGTCCTTAGATAATCCTTCTGAGTGCTTATAACAGCAAAAGCAATGAACCTTAATAAAGTAAATCGAACAATACTACTAATTAGGACTTCATCAGTAAAAACAACAGAGACATGGAAAAAAAATACAGACATGAAAAGACAGCTTCCTGTCTAAGTTTACCACAACAAATATGCAGTTTAAATACATAAGCTTGTGGACATGCAATTCGCGTTTTGTGTCCATTTTCTAAAATTACCTTCAGCAAAGCAATCCAACACGCTATTTCAAGTGCCTGAGCAGCTTCATCAATGATAACCAAATCAAATGAAGTACCATCCAATTTTTTAGACAATGAGCCAGTCAAGGTCGTCAACACCACATCAGCATTTTTAATTACATCTGTCACAGCAAGCTGCTGCCTTTTGCGTTCTTCTTTCGAAAGAGCCTTGAGCTCCCTCTTAATATCCCTTTTTGTGTTTCTATCCTTGGCTTTTAACAGTTTCCCATTCAGGGCCTATAGAATTCCATATTcgagaaaaaattaaaaagtagATAAATGAAGGAAgaagaggaaaacaatgaaCAGAAAATCCAAAATGTAAAAATCATATGCATAATCAAATTACAAATGACTATATCAAGAATACATCTTTTCATGATAAAACTTGACGAAGAACAAAAAGATATCTTCGTACCAAAAGGTTTCAAATTCACTTGAATTTGCAAAGATGCCTTAGTATTGTAAATAGATACAGCGAGGAACAAACTGTCGCACAACCATCAACATCACAAAAAcactaaaaggaaaaattcaaTGACTGAGAACCCATCAGAGCTGCAAGTGTACAGCTGgaatataaaaatttgtaaATTTGCAATCTGATTGATTTTTTCCCAATAAGAACAACTTTATAAGAAATGCAAAATTCATATTAAACTCAATCAGCAATTTCGCTTTACTGACCCTCCAAGCAAACAGCATCGCTGTAGCTATTGAGGCATATGAATTCAGCTTACAAGGGGTGGTATGGGATCTGGAGTCTGGGAACACTTAAACCATTTGATCAAGTTTGCTACCATTAAGTTCAGTTTTGCTACAACACCAGCAGCTCCAGATTAGTTGTCCTCCATTTCCAAATGCGATTTCTATGCCATGTATGGCCATGCCTAAGGGGCTAGTGTAGCTTTACTTTGCTTTCTACAGCTAGATTCCCAAtgttcaaccaaaaatcacactCCAAGATACTGGATGAGCCCAATTTCAAGCATAGAAAAGATCAACCTCTTAGCAACTTTGAAATGGTTCCCATCAATGCAATCTCTTTTATCAGGGGTGGAATAAGTTAACTGGCAACTATCATAATTAGAACATCTTACCTTCATCTCCTTGCGGATGTCATTTGCAAGAGCACTATTATCCCCACGAAGAACCTGCATGTAAACATTGAATCAGAACTAGGAGTAGGACCTTCCTACACTATATATTGCAAACCAATGAGAATTAGTATTGGTAAGCCTCAATAGAAGGAAAATGTCAACATCAATCCTAGAGTGATTATAATTACAAACCGCAagcaaaagtaaacaaagaaaaCCTCTGCAAATTCTTGTTGAAAGATTAGTGTATAAATCAGTCATATTGCAGAAAGAGTGACTGATTAATCATAATTTTGACCCACTAACTGAGAgtacatcaaaaaaaaaaaaaatccttccTCTCTATTATCTACATAAGATGAAGTGGGAATGAACATGGTACTATAGCTGGTGAAAGATCCAACAAGTATCAATGCACTAAAGCCACAACTATGGCTCCACATGCTTGGCCATTGAAAGAACATTTAGCAATAAGAACATGCTTGGCCCATTGGAAAGAAAATTTAGCACTAAGAACATGCTTGGCCCATTAAAAGGAACATTTAGCACAAAGTGTGGGGTGTGTTAAAGTTTACTAATCAGTAAATTGTCTTTTTCTCCATCTTAAGTTATTAGATGAAGTAGTAATTCATGGAGATGCTTAGCAGTATaagatcaaatttttttttaaacaatagTAAGCTACATGGAAAATGCAACATCTAGAGACAATAACAACTAAAGAAGcagcaacaaaaaaaattacaaatgctTCAAATCTATGGTAACTGCATGTTCTCATAACCAGAACCTTTAACCTACAGGAGAATCAACTAAAGATGTCCCATGGTCCACCAATTGTCCGGGAACACAAAGGTAAAGGTACCTGTGCGTCTAGAGCACTCTCTAATACTTGTGGAAGTAAACGTGCCGGGTGCCCAAATCTTACCAACTTTACCCTGATCAACAGATGGAAGTAGAGAGTTATTTTGTTGGTTTGATAAAActtacaaaaaataaataaataaatgaacaGATAAATGAATTTTCTGGAATGTTAAACCAATACAACAAGTTTCAACTTGATTATGCAATAAGGGTAAAGTGCATAACAAGAAACTTAAGATGGGAAAAAGACTTTCAGATGTCCTCCTCCTCGAGGGGAGAAAGGAGTGGATGAAATATCCTGAACATATTTAACTATAcaacaattcaacttccatgtGCAATCATCTTACTTTCCCAACCCTGTTTATGTCCTCCCCTTTGACCAAGCACGTAAAGATGGATTAACTATACATCTGTAAAGGTATCATAGAGTACGCTTCTACTTGTGATTTTCACGAAACTATACCTTAGTTACCATCATTCAAGCactttgaaattaaaaatctaTGAGACTACTCATAATCATGAAAGGCGTTTTGCAAAATTTGGTAACTAGCAATCTTTAACTCCTGATAGTGGACAACAGATTGTTAGACATATATAGAAAGATAAACAAGTAACTTCTCACTTTACAGAAGGCTACCTAaacaataaaattgaaaattaaacttttttctgTATTGAAAAGTTACTTTATCTTATTCACAGAGCGTCTAATGatctatatatatgtgtgtgtgggTGTGTGTAAAACATTCTTAGTTGAAAGTATAGCAAACCAATTTGGACCGGTTTACTTGAAGATGGAAGTACATTTACAGAAACAAAGTATCATCTACAATATATCTCCCTCACAAGGGACCAGTTCGTATATGGAGCACAAAAAGGTACCTATGAGGGACTAGTCGCTCAACAATGTTATCCACAGCAATGTTTGAAGCAGCACAAGCAAGAATCTTTGATCCACGTTTCACTTCTTGTAAGATAATTTCCACCACTGTAGTAGTTTTCCCTGTACCAGGAGGTCCATGCAACAAGAAAAGGTCCTTGGATGAAAGAGCCTTTGAAATGGCAGCTTTCTTAGAAGAGGGGAAAAGGAGAGAGGAACACACTTCAGTCTGTAGATGACACAAATTATAATAACAAGAGTAACTGAGGCTCCCATGTCCACTGTCTAGGGATACATGCCTCAACATATATTAAGATTATAATGGGGCAGAATATGTTAATCCTCCAGTTGCATGTATCAGAAAGACAAAAAAGTGATCAAAGAACTAAATGCAACTTCATGTGCTACAGATACAGATATGGATACAAACAAATGTGGAAAGCTGAGCAAGAGTTCTCAGCAAATTATTCAACAAGAAAGGTTGGTTCGAGTCTGGTCTCAAGTATAGTGCTTGTAGAAGTGTTTAGAGAAATTTTAGAAGCacttcttttattatttaattggTCAAAAGCAGTCCATGGTCAAGCTCAAAGTTGCAATCTTTTAGCTTACATGGCACTACATCAAGAAGCACCAACCTTTCTTATTACTAAATCCTTCTTGACAAGCACTCAAGTTCTGAAGGTAATGAGCATGGTACCATGCCCATTTCCCCTGGATGCAGCAAAATATTCCAAATTTGTGCATCTAAAaccaaaacagacaattactctCC is part of the Coffea eugenioides isolate CCC68of chromosome 6, Ceug_1.0, whole genome shotgun sequence genome and encodes:
- the LOC113772875 gene encoding DNA-binding protein SMUBP-2 isoform X1; translated protein: MEKVGRGGGEKSNNEKKKAAANITLEQFVSIMTPLIDMEKEAEISASMSSGATRNLETSQKKGSTILNLKCVDVQTGLMGKTLLELQSNKGDVLPAHKFGPHDVVILKPNKADPGSPSLGQGVVYRLKDSSITVAFDDIPEDGLNSPLRLEKVANEVTYRRMKDTLVQLSKGVQKGPAADLVPVLFGERPPMIAKKDAKITPYNANLDHSQKAAISKALSSKDLFLLHGPPGTGKTTTVVEIILQEVKRGSKILACAASNIAVDNIVERLVPHRVKLVRFGHPARLLPQVLESALDAQVLRGDNSALANDIRKEMKALNGKLLKAKDRNTKRDIKRELKALSKEERKRQQLAVTDVIKNADVVLTTLTGSLSKKLDGTSFDLVIIDEAAQALEIACWIALLKGSRCILAGDHLQLPPTIQSVDAEKKGLGRTLFERLAGLYGNEVMSMLTVQYRMHELIMNWSSQELYDSKIKAHPSVAAHMLYDLDSVNKTPTTESTLLIIDIAGCDMEEKKDEEDSTLNEGEAEISIAHARRLVQSGVQASDIGIITPYAAQVVFLKMLKCNHDKLKDMEISTVDGFQGREKEAIIISMVRSNSKKEVGFLSDRRRMNVAVTRARRQCCLVCDTETVSSDKFLKRMIEYFEEHGEYLSASEYGNE
- the LOC113772875 gene encoding DNA-binding protein SMUBP-2 isoform X2; its protein translation is MLLFKEAEISASMSSGATRNLETSQKKGSTILNLKCVDVQTGLMGKTLLELQSNKGDVLPAHKFGPHDVVILKPNKADPGSPSLGQGVVYRLKDSSITVAFDDIPEDGLNSPLRLEKVANEVTYRRMKDTLVQLSKGVQKGPAADLVPVLFGERPPMIAKKDAKITPYNANLDHSQKAAISKALSSKDLFLLHGPPGTGKTTTVVEIILQEVKRGSKILACAASNIAVDNIVERLVPHRVKLVRFGHPARLLPQVLESALDAQVLRGDNSALANDIRKEMKALNGKLLKAKDRNTKRDIKRELKALSKEERKRQQLAVTDVIKNADVVLTTLTGSLSKKLDGTSFDLVIIDEAAQALEIACWIALLKGSRCILAGDHLQLPPTIQSVDAEKKGLGRTLFERLAGLYGNEVMSMLTVQYRMHELIMNWSSQELYDSKIKAHPSVAAHMLYDLDSVNKTPTTESTLLIIDIAGCDMEEKKDEEDSTLNEGEAEISIAHARRLVQSGVQASDIGIITPYAAQVVFLKMLKCNHDKLKDMEISTVDGFQGREKEAIIISMVRSNSKKEVGFLSDRRRMNVAVTRARRQCCLVCDTETVSSDKFLKRMIEYFEEHGEYLSASEYGNE